From a region of the Apibacter sp. B3706 genome:
- the aspS gene encoding aspartate--tRNA ligase, translating into MYRTNTCGELNESNIGQKVILAGWIQTIRDKGFLTWIDLRDRYGITQLVFDEQRTDKDLIDKAKKLGREFVIQASGTVIERSSKNPNLPTGAIEILVEELSILNPSLVPPFTIEDETDGGEELRMKYRYLDIRRNPVKEKLIFRSKVAQLVRNYLSQEGFIEVETPVLIKSTPEGARDFVVPSRMNPGQFYALPQSPQTFKQLLMVGGLDKYFQLVKCFRDEDLRADRQPEFTQIDCEMSFVEQEDILRTFEGLTKHLLKELKNLSFDKFPRMTYAEAMKKYGNDKPDIRFGMEFIEFNEELQNSGFKVFDEAELVVGINVEKCAVYTRKQLDELTDWVKRPQIGASGLVYIRYNEDGSIKSSVDKFYSEEKLKVVIQKANAQPGDLILILSGQAHKVRPQLSALRMELAERLGLRNPEVYAPLWVVDFPLLEWDEEENRYVAMHHPFTSPKPEDIPLLDTHPGEVRANAYDLVLNGNEIGGGSVRIYNKELQGKMLSLLGFSQEEAEAQFGFLMNAFKFGAPPHGGIAFGFDRFVAILGGQEVIRDYIAFPKNNSGRDVMIDAPSYIHEQQLEELNLKITKE; encoded by the coding sequence ATGTATAGAACCAACACCTGCGGAGAACTTAATGAATCAAATATAGGACAAAAAGTAATTCTTGCCGGATGGATCCAAACTATTCGTGATAAAGGATTCCTTACCTGGATAGATTTACGCGACCGATATGGAATCACTCAACTTGTTTTTGATGAACAACGAACCGATAAGGATCTAATTGATAAAGCAAAAAAATTAGGTCGTGAATTTGTTATTCAAGCCTCAGGAACAGTAATTGAAAGATCCAGCAAAAATCCTAATTTACCTACAGGTGCTATTGAAATTTTAGTTGAAGAATTATCCATACTTAATCCATCGTTGGTTCCTCCATTTACAATTGAAGATGAAACGGACGGGGGCGAAGAATTACGTATGAAATACAGATATTTGGATATAAGACGTAATCCGGTTAAAGAAAAATTAATTTTCAGAAGTAAGGTTGCTCAACTGGTAAGAAATTATCTATCTCAAGAAGGTTTTATTGAAGTGGAGACCCCTGTCTTAATAAAGTCTACACCTGAAGGAGCACGAGACTTCGTGGTGCCGTCTCGTATGAATCCCGGACAATTTTATGCCTTGCCTCAATCGCCTCAAACTTTTAAACAATTACTTATGGTTGGAGGCCTAGATAAATATTTTCAATTAGTTAAGTGTTTTCGTGATGAAGATTTACGTGCTGACCGCCAACCCGAATTCACTCAAATTGATTGCGAAATGTCTTTTGTTGAACAAGAAGATATTCTCAGAACATTTGAAGGTCTGACCAAACATCTTTTAAAAGAGCTGAAAAATCTTTCTTTTGATAAATTCCCTAGAATGACTTATGCGGAAGCAATGAAGAAATACGGTAATGATAAGCCGGACATTCGATTCGGAATGGAATTTATTGAATTCAATGAAGAATTACAGAACAGCGGTTTTAAAGTATTTGATGAAGCGGAATTAGTGGTTGGTATTAATGTTGAAAAATGTGCTGTTTATACTAGAAAACAGCTGGACGAATTGACCGATTGGGTAAAAAGACCTCAAATTGGTGCATCGGGATTGGTTTATATACGTTACAATGAAGACGGTAGTATTAAATCTTCTGTAGATAAGTTTTATTCTGAAGAAAAACTAAAAGTTGTCATACAAAAAGCAAATGCTCAACCCGGTGATTTGATCTTAATTTTATCGGGGCAAGCTCATAAAGTACGCCCTCAATTAAGTGCGCTACGTATGGAATTGGCTGAACGTTTAGGCTTACGAAATCCTGAGGTTTATGCTCCTTTATGGGTTGTCGATTTTCCGTTACTAGAATGGGATGAGGAAGAAAACAGGTATGTTGCCATGCATCATCCGTTTACCTCTCCAAAACCTGAAGATATTCCTCTTTTGGATACCCACCCCGGAGAAGTTAGAGCCAATGCTTATGACCTCGTTTTAAACGGTAATGAAATTGGAGGAGGTTCTGTTCGTATCTATAATAAAGAATTACAAGGGAAAATGCTTTCTTTATTAGGATTTTCTCAAGAAGAAGCCGAAGCTCAATTTGGTTTTTTAATGAATGCTTTTAAATTTGGTGCTCCTCCTCATGGCGGAATAGCTTTTGGCTTTGATCGTTTTGTAGCTATTTTAGGAGGACAAGAAGTAATCCGAGATTATATTGCATTTCCAAAAAACAATTCGGGAAGAGATGTTATGATAGATGCTCCTTCCTATATTCATGAGCAACAATTAGAGGAATTAAACTTAAAAATAACCAAAGAATAA
- a CDS encoding CorA family divalent cation transporter translates to MAVKIINQSNYEWIDLLNPTKEEMQKIAEKCNLNFYNLADSLEPNHLPKFETENGINFLILRVVHKGDKKDTNIESLSNKIAVFFNDSLLITIHRIEMPFIDDIANKCQSMGQTFSTNMVIIKILKSVLQTYNDSILHIINRLESYENKLFLKDPSSKVLQSIYSLKRKTNLCTKLLILSDEVINSIKPSKQEKAAHQDAKDLYLKLTTLYEQVIDDLNNLLNLYISLSSQKTNEIMKTLTIFSIFFMPLTFIAGIYGMNFHYMPELEFKLGYPIILLIMFIITLIIYYWLKKKKWL, encoded by the coding sequence ATGGCAGTAAAAATAATTAATCAGTCCAATTATGAATGGATAGACCTACTTAATCCTACGAAAGAAGAAATGCAAAAGATTGCGGAAAAATGCAATCTTAATTTCTATAATCTAGCAGATAGTTTAGAGCCTAATCATTTACCAAAATTTGAAACTGAAAATGGCATTAATTTCCTAATATTAAGAGTAGTACATAAAGGCGATAAAAAAGACACCAATATTGAAAGTCTTTCCAACAAAATTGCCGTTTTTTTTAATGATTCTTTACTAATTACTATACACCGTATTGAAATGCCCTTTATCGATGATATTGCCAACAAATGTCAAAGTATGGGACAAACTTTCTCGACAAATATGGTTATTATAAAAATTTTAAAAAGTGTATTACAAACTTATAATGATTCCATATTACACATTATTAATAGATTGGAATCTTATGAAAATAAACTTTTTTTAAAAGATCCCTCTTCCAAAGTTTTGCAAAGCATTTATTCTTTAAAAAGAAAAACCAATCTTTGTACTAAACTTTTAATTCTTTCGGATGAGGTGATTAATTCTATTAAACCCTCTAAGCAAGAAAAGGCTGCCCATCAAGATGCTAAGGATTTATATCTAAAGTTAACAACTCTTTATGAACAAGTAATAGACGACCTCAATAATTTACTCAATTTATATATTTCCCTATCTTCACAAAAGACCAATGAGATAATGAAAACACTTACCATTTTCTCAATATTCTTTATGCCCTTGACATTTATTGCGGGTATTTACGGGATGAATTTTCATTATATGCCTGAACTGGAATTTAAATTGGGGTATCCGATCATATTATTGATTATGTTTATTATTACCCTGATTATTTATTATTGGTTGAAGAAAAAAAAATGGCTTTAA
- the pepE gene encoding dipeptidase PepE: MKLLLLSNSTNVGEKYLEFSKKQVQSFLGTEKITIIFIPFAAVTFSYEEYENKVNEAWKEIGIEVKSIHHFSDPKEAIKRADAIVVGGGNTWNLVKKLQQEKLLSLIQERVKEGIPYIGWSAGSNIACPSLRTTNDMPVVEPENFQTLNLIPFQINPHYIDTHPDDFGGETREQRIREFITLNHNLYVVGLREGTMLHYENEKLKLIGEKTARIFKYNQPIKELGSEEDFDFLFTLS, translated from the coding sequence ATGAAGCTTTTATTACTCAGTAATTCCACTAATGTTGGAGAAAAATATCTTGAATTTTCAAAAAAACAAGTACAATCATTCCTGGGTACTGAAAAAATAACTATTATATTTATACCTTTTGCAGCAGTAACTTTCTCGTATGAGGAATACGAAAATAAAGTTAATGAAGCCTGGAAAGAAATAGGTATAGAAGTGAAAAGTATACATCATTTTTCAGATCCTAAAGAAGCGATAAAAAGGGCAGACGCAATTGTCGTAGGAGGGGGAAATACCTGGAATTTGGTAAAAAAATTACAACAAGAAAAATTACTTTCGCTTATCCAAGAAAGAGTTAAAGAGGGAATACCCTATATAGGTTGGAGTGCAGGATCCAATATTGCATGTCCCAGCTTGAGAACAACTAATGATATGCCAGTAGTTGAACCGGAAAATTTCCAAACCTTAAATTTGATCCCTTTTCAAATTAATCCCCATTATATAGATACACATCCTGACGATTTTGGTGGAGAAACCCGTGAACAAAGAATTAGAGAGTTTATAACCTTAAATCATAATTTATATGTAGTAGGATTAAGAGAAGGTACTATGTTGCATTATGAAAATGAAAAGTTAAAGTTGATAGGAGAAAAAACGGCAAGAATTTTTAAATACAATCAACCCATTAAAGAACTGGGCTCTGAAGAAGATTTTGACTTTCTATTTACATTAAGTTAA
- a CDS encoding type I phosphomannose isomerase catalytic subunit, giving the protein MSLYPLVFQPSYHYRIWGGNKLKQFGKESKEEKLGESWEISTVPGYVSIVSNGSLKGKNLDDLIKEYKDRLVGKKVYKKYGDKFPLLIKFLDAAQPLSVQVHPNDEYAAVHHHSFGKTEMWYVLDSEPNSEVILGFEKGTNKTIFTENIEKNTLDTILRKIHPDNGSVIYIPSGRVHAMGKGISVVEIQQNSDVTYRIYDYDRIDKDGKKRELHLDQAKEVMDYSFVEDPFSHYDKNAKETTLLASPYFTVSSMEVTENKILNNLSNSFRILICLEGECTLLNKTLPVTLKKGDTVLLPAEVENVEVTPLVQTKLLEVHID; this is encoded by the coding sequence ATGTCACTATATCCATTGGTATTTCAACCTTCCTACCATTACAGAATATGGGGGGGAAATAAACTAAAACAATTCGGTAAAGAAAGTAAGGAAGAAAAACTGGGAGAAAGCTGGGAAATTTCAACTGTTCCGGGATATGTTAGTATAGTAAGCAACGGAAGCCTAAAGGGTAAAAATTTAGACGATTTAATCAAAGAGTATAAAGACCGTTTAGTAGGGAAAAAAGTATATAAGAAATATGGAGATAAATTTCCCTTACTCATTAAATTCTTAGATGCAGCTCAACCCTTATCTGTTCAAGTTCATCCCAACGATGAGTATGCAGCAGTTCACCATCATTCTTTCGGAAAAACGGAAATGTGGTATGTATTGGATTCAGAGCCCAATTCAGAGGTTATACTAGGATTTGAAAAAGGAACAAATAAGACTATTTTCACAGAAAATATTGAAAAAAATACTTTAGATACAATCCTCAGAAAAATACACCCTGACAACGGAAGTGTTATATATATACCGTCCGGTAGAGTTCATGCCATGGGAAAAGGAATTTCAGTAGTTGAAATCCAACAAAATTCAGATGTGACGTATAGAATCTACGATTATGATCGTATTGATAAAGACGGAAAAAAAAGAGAATTACATCTTGATCAAGCTAAAGAGGTAATGGATTATTCTTTTGTTGAAGATCCATTTTCACATTATGATAAAAATGCAAAAGAGACAACACTATTAGCATCTCCATATTTTACGGTTTCATCGATGGAAGTTACAGAAAATAAAATTTTAAATAACTTGTCCAATTCATTTCGTATACTGATTTGCTTAGAAGGAGAATGTACCCTATTGAATAAGACCTTACCCGTAACCCTTAAAAAAGGGGATACGGTGTTGCTTCCTGCGGAAGTTGAGAATGTTGAAGTAACCCCCCTTGTACAAACAAAACTCTTAGAAGTTCATATAGATTAA
- a CDS encoding lysophospholipid acyltransferase family protein, whose protein sequence is MKYLRTVATILWRIWFYILAALCTLTIGVVIYLMTYQKNNKLTYFFMRMWGWVLFYGSGFTYSLLSEVNLDPKENYIFIANHTSLIDVVLMYVLHPHHPIIFVGKKELEKYPVFGRIYKKVSILVDRSSRQSKQAVFSAVKKELTQQNKNVVIFPEGGVPKRKIKLEKFKDGAFIASIYCNSPIVVYAFHNLKNMFPFVFNLGYPGKVKVERVKILYPNGETKESLKEKAYHLIYERIKDDKIDFMNVK, encoded by the coding sequence ATGAAATATCTTAGGACTGTAGCTACCATACTTTGGAGAATCTGGTTTTATATTTTAGCTGCCCTTTGCACACTTACCATTGGTGTGGTAATTTATCTGATGACTTATCAGAAAAATAATAAGCTAACCTATTTCTTTATGCGAATGTGGGGATGGGTGCTTTTCTATGGATCGGGATTTACCTATTCATTACTATCGGAAGTAAATTTAGATCCTAAAGAAAATTACATATTTATTGCCAATCACACTTCCTTAATAGACGTGGTCTTAATGTATGTACTCCATCCTCATCATCCGATCATATTTGTAGGAAAAAAAGAGTTGGAAAAATATCCCGTATTCGGAAGAATTTATAAAAAAGTATCCATCCTGGTAGATAGATCCAGTAGACAAAGCAAACAAGCAGTTTTTTCTGCCGTAAAAAAAGAATTAACCCAACAAAATAAAAATGTGGTTATCTTTCCGGAAGGAGGGGTTCCCAAGAGAAAAATAAAATTGGAAAAATTTAAAGATGGAGCATTTATAGCTTCAATTTATTGTAATAGTCCTATTGTTGTATATGCATTTCATAATCTAAAAAATATGTTTCCATTTGTATTTAATTTAGGATATCCGGGTAAAGTTAAAGTAGAGCGTGTAAAAATATTGTATCCGAATGGAGAAACGAAAGAATCACTTAAAGAAAAAGCCTATCACCTAATTTATGAAAGGATAAAAGATGATAAGATAGATTTTATGAATGTAAAATAA
- a CDS encoding YqaA family protein gives MLDGLVDYGYIGLFIASYLAATILPFSSEAVLTGILIMGGNPWISILIATIGNWLGGMTGYYLGRLGKIEWIEKYLKINKTKIDKVTQRLNKKGAYISFFSFLPIIGDIIPVALGYMRSNVYFVSLSMLAGKLFRYLLIMYAYKGFANFIK, from the coding sequence ATGTTAGACGGATTAGTAGACTATGGATATATAGGATTATTTATTGCTTCTTATCTCGCAGCAACCATTTTACCCTTTAGCTCCGAAGCTGTTCTTACAGGAATACTCATTATGGGCGGGAATCCATGGATAAGTATTCTGATAGCTACCATTGGAAACTGGTTAGGAGGAATGACCGGTTACTACCTGGGAAGGCTGGGTAAAATAGAATGGATTGAAAAATATTTAAAGATAAATAAAACAAAAATTGATAAAGTCACTCAAAGATTAAATAAAAAAGGAGCATATATTTCCTTTTTTTCTTTTTTACCCATTATTGGAGATATCATACCTGTAGCCTTAGGATATATGAGATCCAATGTCTATTTCGTATCCCTGTCTATGTTAGCCGGTAAACTATTTCGTTACCTTTTAATTATGTATGCTTACAAAGGTTTTGCGAATTTCATTAAATAG
- a CDS encoding FUSC family protein produces the protein MQQKIKHIVSESTFFIFSFYFSRGLRIALAIVIPLLAGWFFKRPDIGIVASSGALVAGLGDNPGSIRVKFYTQSIAALFYFLVVFVCQLLISHEIIFGIWITLCGFFFSMFFIYGSRAVSVSTSSLLCVVYACSFEANHIITNTLGMMMGIVWYGFISLVLWRIQPYRVIEQKISENIKLLNEYTELIHEYFLLKIKNPANSQKQTEILNKLFEKQTKIHSTHEDIRENLFKLRINAKSFSAKGRKMTLIFSALIDLYEQLLSLNCQDDKLIQSLVKSGLKRDFEYHLANMEKILYELSWSINFHKKVTVTIDTAPLDRFKEKILSIEEKEKNNEKSVIDINALKHVRFIFKSFYKQTGFIKSLINGEFRSERKQYEDLDLEKFTRQYNYSFSTFKANLNLKSNIFKHALRVSVAISVSYIICTLLKIEYFAWVYLTIILILKPFYGNTKNSSIQRLQGTLIGGVLTLGLLLVTHNIYVISIVTFICIVGAYSFIPISYRTGVAFVTIFVILLIFLEHSGSDGWTNIYHRLGGTTIAVVISFILSFSFLPTWEYKNLPVLIEKLLKYNLDYFTKITYNLLNVDKLSDTDIKLSRKDVLLGTSNLSSTFQRIVSEPKISKNYKSDIYNIQTFINLLSTRISSLRSYINENSKASDIDKQLISSIENTLNKCLRNIKGSSFDCDTECQEKEEELNVLADDQSLISYQLREINLLSQQIYSYINKLNNFQEWKDSKRDFSI, from the coding sequence ATGCAGCAAAAAATTAAACATATAGTCTCCGAAAGTACCTTTTTTATTTTTAGTTTTTATTTTAGTCGTGGCTTACGTATTGCTCTTGCTATTGTAATCCCCCTACTCGCCGGATGGTTTTTTAAGAGACCCGATATTGGTATAGTTGCTTCTTCCGGAGCTCTTGTAGCCGGACTGGGAGATAATCCCGGATCAATTCGTGTTAAATTTTATACTCAATCTATTGCTGCTTTATTTTACTTTTTAGTGGTTTTTGTGTGTCAGTTGTTGATATCGCATGAAATTATTTTCGGTATTTGGATTACTTTGTGTGGCTTTTTCTTTTCCATGTTTTTTATTTACGGCTCTCGTGCGGTTAGTGTTAGCACCTCTTCTTTATTATGTGTGGTCTATGCATGTAGTTTTGAAGCTAATCACATTATAACTAATACGTTGGGAATGATGATGGGTATTGTATGGTATGGATTTATTTCTTTGGTTTTATGGAGAATTCAACCGTATCGGGTGATTGAACAAAAAATTAGTGAAAATATTAAACTTTTAAATGAGTATACTGAGCTAATACATGAGTACTTTTTGTTAAAAATTAAAAATCCTGCTAATAGTCAAAAACAAACAGAGATTTTAAATAAGCTGTTTGAAAAACAAACAAAAATACACAGTACTCATGAGGATATCCGAGAAAATCTTTTTAAACTGCGGATTAATGCTAAAAGTTTTTCTGCAAAAGGTAGAAAAATGACTTTAATTTTCAGCGCATTAATCGATCTGTATGAACAACTTTTATCATTAAATTGTCAAGATGACAAGTTGATTCAATCTCTGGTTAAAAGTGGGCTAAAAAGGGATTTTGAATATCATTTAGCCAATATGGAAAAAATCCTCTATGAATTAAGTTGGTCTATAAACTTCCATAAAAAGGTCACTGTAACTATTGATACCGCTCCACTGGATCGTTTTAAAGAAAAAATACTTTCGATTGAAGAAAAGGAAAAAAATAATGAGAAATCCGTTATTGATATCAATGCTTTAAAACATGTTCGTTTTATTTTTAAATCATTTTATAAACAAACCGGTTTTATTAAATCACTTATCAACGGAGAGTTTAGATCGGAGAGAAAACAATATGAGGATTTGGATTTGGAAAAGTTCACCAGACAATATAATTATAGCTTTTCTACATTTAAAGCTAATTTAAATCTTAAATCCAACATTTTTAAACATGCTTTACGAGTAAGTGTCGCCATATCGGTTTCTTATATAATTTGTACTTTACTTAAAATTGAGTATTTTGCTTGGGTTTATTTAACCATCATTTTAATTTTAAAACCTTTTTATGGAAATACGAAAAACTCTTCTATTCAAAGGTTGCAAGGTACTCTAATCGGGGGAGTATTAACGTTGGGTCTCCTTCTTGTTACACATAACATTTATGTGATTTCTATAGTAACTTTTATTTGTATTGTGGGCGCTTATAGTTTTATACCAATCAGTTATAGAACGGGGGTTGCTTTTGTTACCATATTTGTTATACTCCTGATTTTTCTGGAACACAGCGGAAGTGATGGTTGGACAAATATTTATCATCGATTGGGAGGAACAACGATTGCCGTTGTGATCAGTTTTATTTTAAGTTTTTCTTTTCTTCCTACTTGGGAATATAAAAATCTTCCTGTATTGATTGAAAAGTTATTGAAATATAATTTAGATTATTTTACAAAAATAACTTATAATTTATTGAATGTTGATAAGCTTTCTGATACCGATATAAAACTGTCCAGAAAGGACGTTTTGTTGGGAACTTCTAATTTATCAAGTACTTTTCAAAGAATTGTATCAGAACCTAAAATTTCAAAAAATTACAAATCCGATATATATAATATTCAAACTTTTATAAACCTTCTTTCTACAAGAATATCATCCCTTAGATCCTATATTAATGAAAACAGTAAAGCATCTGATATAGATAAACAGTTGATCTCATCTATTGAAAATACTTTAAATAAATGTTTACGAAATATCAAAGGGTCTTCCTTTGATTGTGATACGGAATGTCAAGAAAAAGAGGAAGAATTAAATGTTTTAGCAGATGATCAATCATTAATTTCTTACCAGCTTCGGGAAATTAATCTTTTATCACAGCAAATTTATTCCTATATAAATAAGCTCAATAATTTTCAGGAGTGGAAAGATTCTAAAAGGGATTTTTCTATTTAA
- a CDS encoding DUF1634 domain-containing protein yields the protein MSNLFSRKFWVERDVELYIGKLLRYGVILSSIITITGGVIYISQHPDQQLNFKTFVGAPNYLRELSTLLPAVLKLDGLAIIQLGVAVLIATPILRVAFSIVAFAIEKDRMYIVITCIVLAIILSNMIFGLEG from the coding sequence ATGAGTAATTTATTTTCGAGAAAATTTTGGGTAGAACGTGATGTAGAGCTTTATATTGGTAAATTGCTGCGTTACGGAGTTATTCTTTCTTCTATTATTACTATTACCGGCGGAGTAATTTATATATCTCAACATCCGGATCAACAACTCAATTTTAAAACATTTGTAGGGGCCCCAAATTATTTGAGGGAATTATCTACTTTATTACCCGCTGTTTTAAAATTGGACGGGTTAGCAATCATACAGCTGGGAGTTGCCGTTTTGATCGCCACTCCTATTTTACGGGTGGCTTTTTCAATAGTGGCTTTTGCTATTGAAAAAGATCGAATGTATATTGTTATAACCTGTATTGTTTTAGCTATTATCTTATCAAATATGATTTTTGGTCTGGAAGGATAA
- a CDS encoding sulfite exporter TauE/SafE family protein — protein MTIITFTIILFFGAIAAGTLGSLTGLGGGVVIIPLLTLGFGVDIKYAVGTALVTSIATSSGAAAAYIKEGMTNVRIGMFLEIATTLGAVLGALLAVFLPTSAIYIILGFTLIFSSVMTLRKKNASIDYTAPGSKLATTLKLNGTYPTPDGIKKYNVRNIGAGFSLMTIAGVLSGILGIGSGALKVLAMDTAMKIPFKVSTTTSNFMVGVTAAASAVIYFQRGQIDPFLAMPIVVGVLFGAFLGSKILMAINVQLLRKIFSLVIAILAIQMIYRGLEPSLIKWFPHINFPKL, from the coding sequence TTGACTATAATAACTTTTACAATTATTCTATTTTTTGGAGCAATTGCAGCGGGTACTCTGGGTTCTCTTACCGGACTTGGCGGCGGAGTAGTCATAATTCCTCTATTAACTCTGGGTTTTGGTGTTGATATTAAATATGCTGTTGGAACCGCATTGGTTACTTCGATAGCTACTTCTTCGGGGGCCGCAGCTGCTTACATTAAAGAAGGAATGACTAATGTGCGTATTGGAATGTTTCTTGAAATTGCTACCACCCTGGGAGCAGTTTTAGGTGCCTTACTTGCTGTTTTTCTACCTACTTCCGCAATTTATATAATTTTAGGTTTCACTCTTATCTTTTCATCTGTCATGACTTTAAGAAAGAAAAATGCATCTATAGATTATACTGCTCCGGGGAGTAAATTAGCTACTACATTGAAATTAAACGGAACGTATCCTACTCCTGACGGAATTAAAAAATATAATGTTCGAAATATTGGTGCGGGTTTTTCTCTAATGACTATAGCCGGTGTGCTTTCCGGTATCTTAGGTATTGGATCGGGAGCGCTTAAAGTATTAGCTATGGACACGGCTATGAAAATACCTTTTAAAGTTTCGACTACTACTTCTAATTTTATGGTAGGGGTTACTGCGGCCGCCAGTGCAGTTATTTACTTTCAAAGAGGTCAAATTGATCCTTTTCTTGCCATGCCTATAGTGGTAGGGGTTTTGTTTGGAGCTTTTCTCGGTTCAAAAATATTGATGGCTATAAACGTTCAGTTGTTACGTAAAATTTTCAGTTTGGTTATTGCTATTCTTGCAATTCAAATGATCTATAGAGGATTGGAACCTTCATTGATTAAATGGTTTCCACATATCAATTTTCCTAAACTTTAA